One Camelus ferus isolate YT-003-E chromosome 21, BCGSAC_Cfer_1.0, whole genome shotgun sequence genomic region harbors:
- the TUFT1 gene encoding tuftelin isoform X1 — MNGTRNWCTLVGVHPEGQTAGSVDILRLTLQSELTGDELERIAQQAGRKTYAMVSGRSAGHSLASELVESNDGHEEIIKVYLKGRSGDKMIHEKNINQLKSEVQYIQEARNCLQKLREDISSKLDRDLGDSLPQQEIQVVLEKPNGFNQSLPPEVDTCINGDVESLRKTVQDLLVKLQEAEQQRQSDRAGFEVTLSQYQREAEQSHAALQRAEDRVEQKEAEVGELQRRLLGMETEHQALLTKVKEGETALEELRSKNGDCQVEQEKAASLEKEVAGLREKIHHLDDMLKSQQRKVRQMIEQLQNSKAVIQSKDTAIQELKEKIAYLEAENLEMHDRMEHLIEKQISYGNFSTQNRAKTENPSSVRIAKPPSPKPMPLIRVVET; from the exons GGCAGCGTGGACATTCTCAGGCTGACCCTCCAGAGTGAACTGACAGGAGATGAACTTGAACGCATAGCTCAGCAG GCGGGCAGGAAGACCTATGCCATGGTGTCCGGCCGCTCAGCCGGGCATTCTCTGGCCTCGGAACTGGTGGAGTCCAATGATGGACATGAAGAGATTATTAAG GTGTACTTGAAGGGGAGGTCTGGAGATAAGATGATCCATGAGAAGAATATTAACCAGCTGAAGAGTGAGGTCCAGTATATCCAGGAG gccaggaACTGCCTGCAGAAGCTCCGGGAGGATATAAGTAGCAAGCTTGACAGAGATCTGGGAGATTCTCTCCCTCAACAGGAGATCCAG GTGGTGCTAGAAAAGCCGAATGGCTTCAATCAAAGTCTCCCGCCCGAG GTGGATACCTGTATAAACGGAGATGTCGAGAGCTTGAGGAAGACTGTGCAGGACTTGCTTGTCAAGCTGCAGGAGGCTGAGCAGCAGCGCCAGTCAGACCGTGCAGGTTTTGAG GTCACACTCAGCCAGTAccagagagaagcagagcagaGTCACGCAGCCCTCCAGAGAGCGGAGGACAGAGTGGAGCAGAAGGAGGCAGAAGTCGGAGAGCTGCAGAGGCGCTTGCTGGGAATGGAGACG GAGCATCAGGCCTTACTGACAAAGGTCAAGGAAGGGGAGACAGCCCTGGAGGAACTTCGGAGCAAGAATGGTGACTGCCAAGTAGAACAAGAAAA GGCTGCGAGCCTGGAAAAGGAAGTGGCTGGTTTGCGGGAGAAGATCCACCACTTGGATGACATGCTTAAAAGCCAGCAGCGGAAAGTCCGGCAAATGATAGAGCAG CTCCAGAATTCAAAAGCTGTGATCCAGTCAAAGGACACCGCCATCCAGGAGCTCAAGGAGAAAATCGCCTACCTGGAAGCTGAG AATTTAGAGATGCATGACCGGATGGAACACCTGATAGAGAAACAGATCAGTTACGGCAACTTCAGCACCCAGAACCGGGCCAAGACTGAGAACCCGAGCAG CGTTAGGATAGCCAAGCCCCCCAGCCCTAAGCCCATGCCTCTCATCCGAGTGGTGGAAACATGA
- the TUFT1 gene encoding tuftelin isoform X3, producing the protein MNGTRNWCTLVGVHPEGQTAGSVDILRLTLQSELTGDELERIAQQAGRKTYAMVSGRSAGHSLASELVESNDGHEEIIKVYLKGRSGDKMIHEKNINQLKSEVQYIQEVVLEKPNGFNQSLPPEVDTCINGDVESLRKTVQDLLVKLQEAEQQRQSDRAGFEVTLSQYQREAEQSHAALQRAEDRVEQKEAEVGELQRRLLGMETEHQALLTKVKEGETALEELRSKNGDCQVEQEKAASLEKEVAGLREKIHHLDDMLKSQQRKVRQMIEQLQNSKAVIQSKDTAIQELKEKIAYLEAENLEMHDRMEHLIEKQISYGNFSTQNRAKTENPSSVRIAKPPSPKPMPLIRVVET; encoded by the exons GGCAGCGTGGACATTCTCAGGCTGACCCTCCAGAGTGAACTGACAGGAGATGAACTTGAACGCATAGCTCAGCAG GCGGGCAGGAAGACCTATGCCATGGTGTCCGGCCGCTCAGCCGGGCATTCTCTGGCCTCGGAACTGGTGGAGTCCAATGATGGACATGAAGAGATTATTAAG GTGTACTTGAAGGGGAGGTCTGGAGATAAGATGATCCATGAGAAGAATATTAACCAGCTGAAGAGTGAGGTCCAGTATATCCAGGAG GTGGTGCTAGAAAAGCCGAATGGCTTCAATCAAAGTCTCCCGCCCGAG GTGGATACCTGTATAAACGGAGATGTCGAGAGCTTGAGGAAGACTGTGCAGGACTTGCTTGTCAAGCTGCAGGAGGCTGAGCAGCAGCGCCAGTCAGACCGTGCAGGTTTTGAG GTCACACTCAGCCAGTAccagagagaagcagagcagaGTCACGCAGCCCTCCAGAGAGCGGAGGACAGAGTGGAGCAGAAGGAGGCAGAAGTCGGAGAGCTGCAGAGGCGCTTGCTGGGAATGGAGACG GAGCATCAGGCCTTACTGACAAAGGTCAAGGAAGGGGAGACAGCCCTGGAGGAACTTCGGAGCAAGAATGGTGACTGCCAAGTAGAACAAGAAAA GGCTGCGAGCCTGGAAAAGGAAGTGGCTGGTTTGCGGGAGAAGATCCACCACTTGGATGACATGCTTAAAAGCCAGCAGCGGAAAGTCCGGCAAATGATAGAGCAG CTCCAGAATTCAAAAGCTGTGATCCAGTCAAAGGACACCGCCATCCAGGAGCTCAAGGAGAAAATCGCCTACCTGGAAGCTGAG AATTTAGAGATGCATGACCGGATGGAACACCTGATAGAGAAACAGATCAGTTACGGCAACTTCAGCACCCAGAACCGGGCCAAGACTGAGAACCCGAGCAG CGTTAGGATAGCCAAGCCCCCCAGCCCTAAGCCCATGCCTCTCATCCGAGTGGTGGAAACATGA
- the TUFT1 gene encoding tuftelin isoform X2: MNGTRNWCTLVGVHPEGQTAAGRKTYAMVSGRSAGHSLASELVESNDGHEEIIKVYLKGRSGDKMIHEKNINQLKSEVQYIQEARNCLQKLREDISSKLDRDLGDSLPQQEIQVVLEKPNGFNQSLPPEVDTCINGDVESLRKTVQDLLVKLQEAEQQRQSDRAGFEVTLSQYQREAEQSHAALQRAEDRVEQKEAEVGELQRRLLGMETEHQALLTKVKEGETALEELRSKNGDCQVEQEKAASLEKEVAGLREKIHHLDDMLKSQQRKVRQMIEQLQNSKAVIQSKDTAIQELKEKIAYLEAENLEMHDRMEHLIEKQISYGNFSTQNRAKTENPSSVRIAKPPSPKPMPLIRVVET, translated from the exons GCGGGCAGGAAGACCTATGCCATGGTGTCCGGCCGCTCAGCCGGGCATTCTCTGGCCTCGGAACTGGTGGAGTCCAATGATGGACATGAAGAGATTATTAAG GTGTACTTGAAGGGGAGGTCTGGAGATAAGATGATCCATGAGAAGAATATTAACCAGCTGAAGAGTGAGGTCCAGTATATCCAGGAG gccaggaACTGCCTGCAGAAGCTCCGGGAGGATATAAGTAGCAAGCTTGACAGAGATCTGGGAGATTCTCTCCCTCAACAGGAGATCCAG GTGGTGCTAGAAAAGCCGAATGGCTTCAATCAAAGTCTCCCGCCCGAG GTGGATACCTGTATAAACGGAGATGTCGAGAGCTTGAGGAAGACTGTGCAGGACTTGCTTGTCAAGCTGCAGGAGGCTGAGCAGCAGCGCCAGTCAGACCGTGCAGGTTTTGAG GTCACACTCAGCCAGTAccagagagaagcagagcagaGTCACGCAGCCCTCCAGAGAGCGGAGGACAGAGTGGAGCAGAAGGAGGCAGAAGTCGGAGAGCTGCAGAGGCGCTTGCTGGGAATGGAGACG GAGCATCAGGCCTTACTGACAAAGGTCAAGGAAGGGGAGACAGCCCTGGAGGAACTTCGGAGCAAGAATGGTGACTGCCAAGTAGAACAAGAAAA GGCTGCGAGCCTGGAAAAGGAAGTGGCTGGTTTGCGGGAGAAGATCCACCACTTGGATGACATGCTTAAAAGCCAGCAGCGGAAAGTCCGGCAAATGATAGAGCAG CTCCAGAATTCAAAAGCTGTGATCCAGTCAAAGGACACCGCCATCCAGGAGCTCAAGGAGAAAATCGCCTACCTGGAAGCTGAG AATTTAGAGATGCATGACCGGATGGAACACCTGATAGAGAAACAGATCAGTTACGGCAACTTCAGCACCCAGAACCGGGCCAAGACTGAGAACCCGAGCAG CGTTAGGATAGCCAAGCCCCCCAGCCCTAAGCCCATGCCTCTCATCCGAGTGGTGGAAACATGA